From the Jilunia laotingensis genome, the window GAGGCAATCTTCTTAAAATTAGAAGGTATCGCTGTGATTGTGTCACCGTGACTCATCCACACCTGAGTATTTTCTTTCACTCCTTTGAACAACACATTGTCCTTGCAGAAAGAAGTAAGATGTGCGCGGCCATACTCGCGAGTACCTGCCGGTTCAACTTTTCCATCATTCGTATAAGCCATGAACTGTGCGCCGTAGCATATTCCCAAAATGGGATATTTGCCACGAATCTCACTCAGATCCACTTTAAAAGCACTTTCATCATATACCGAGAAAGGACTTCCTGAAAGAATGACGCCTTTTATACTTTCATCTCCTTTAGGGAACTTGTTGTAAGGAACAATTTCACAATACGTGTCCAGTTCGCGAACACGGCGACCGATAAGTTGCGTAGTCTGCGATCCGAAATCAAGGATTATTATTTTTTCCTGCATATAAATGTATGGATTTTGAATAAATGATCTGCAAAAGTAGGAAAAACTACGCAATCTATCTGAAAAATGGTCTATTTATTTTGCATTTTGTTCTTTTAGCAAGTCACGTATTTCAGTAAGCAACACTTCTTCCTTGGTTGGAGCAGGGGGGGCAGCCGGTGCAGCCTCCTCCTTCTTTTTTGTCAATTTCATTATCAAACGCAAAAAGACGAATATAGAGAAAGCGATGATCAAAAAATCGAAAGTGACCTGAAGGAAATTACCGTAATTCAATGAGACGGCAGCGATCTCTTTTCCATCGACCACCTCTGCAGGCTTCATCACCCATTTCAAATCTGAAAAGTTTACTCCACCGATCAACAGACCCAGCGGAGGCATTATCAAGTCTGACACCACCGATGACACTATTTTGCCGAAAGCACCACCGATAACAACACCGACTGCCATATCAATCAGGTTTCCCCTCATGGCGAAAGCCTTAAAATCCTGTAAGAATGTACTCTTTCCCATCTTTTTCTTTATTTAATAATAATTTCATATGCAAATTTAAAAACATTTTCGTAATTTTGCACCGCATTTGAAAAACAAATGGCGGTTCAAAAATACACTTGAACAAATATTATAAAACCCTTAAAAGTTTAAACAAGATGATTAAAGTAGGTATTAATGGATTCGGACGT encodes:
- the mscL gene encoding large-conductance mechanosensitive channel protein MscL, whose product is MGKSTFLQDFKAFAMRGNLIDMAVGVVIGGAFGKIVSSVVSDLIMPPLGLLIGGVNFSDLKWVMKPAEVVDGKEIAAVSLNYGNFLQVTFDFLIIAFSIFVFLRLIMKLTKKKEEAAPAAPPAPTKEEVLLTEIRDLLKEQNAK